The following proteins are encoded in a genomic region of Magallana gigas chromosome 1, xbMagGiga1.1, whole genome shotgun sequence:
- the LOC117687662 gene encoding uncharacterized protein, with amino-acid sequence MDNYGNVQVKCCTAVGVTYDERECVRYFRFESPQHPSPTKPGFFLVSSTPFFIPKNNIGFYNKECPFRKAQHYV; translated from the exons ATGGACAACTATGGGAACGTACAAGTGAAGTGTTGTACAG CTGTTGGTGTTACCTACGATGAAAGAGAATGCGTCCGTTATTTCCGGTTTGAGAGTCCTCAACATCCTTCACCAACGAAACCAGGCTTCTTCTTAGTCAGCTCAACTCCATTTTTTATTCCGaaaaa CAACATTGGATTTTATAACAAAGAATGTCCTTTCCGCAAAGCACAACACTACGTCTAA